Part of the Zingiber officinale cultivar Zhangliang chromosome 8A, Zo_v1.1, whole genome shotgun sequence genome, ATTGGCGTAACTAGTAGGCGTGGAATCTGTGAATTCCTTGTTCGGACCGCTCGCAAGACAGTCAATTatcctttaggtttcattcccCACTTGAGGTAGCGAGAGGCCTATATAACGAACAATGGATGGGCGGTTCGAACAAGAGCCTCATAGTCAGTCAGACGCTATAGTTCCAACGGAAGCGTCTAGGATCCAATAGGTGCTCGGGGGAGGACCATTACAGTAGTTGTAAGGATTGACTAGAGCAAGGGCATCCGTGGACAAATTCAAAGTACAATTTGTACATGTTTATAAGTCGATCTCTAGATTATTCATCCTACTACTTAGATTTGAActcttatctttttatttttcccttaATATTTTACGCACCACACCCGTAAGAACTATTTAATTAAATCTTTAATTTGTCGCGCcttatatttttattatcatatttctatataaaaaaaatataaaaggtattcatcttaatttttattttaaaaatatcattttttatTAGACTAGTTAGACATTAAAAAAAAGAGTAGTTTTGGTCAAACTcttcaattttaattaagattactTTATATTGATCAAAACTATTTCAGTATTAACTAAAATTACTCATCTTTAACACTGTTATAATAACGGTTGATCAAAATTATACAATGTGAAACAGTgttaattaaaaatattcaacTTTGGCCAAACTGTTTTAATATTGTTATAACAATATTGATCAAAACTAGCCAAATATGAGTCATTGGACTGCTTCGATTTTAATCAAAACATTCGACTGTGTTAACAAATGATAATCGTCCTGCGACTCCTCGAGTCGCAAACCATCAAACTAATAACATTCTTACTACATCTTATTAAACAGCACGAACTATACAGCTTAAACTGGCACCAGAGTAGTCTCCTAAACTTGGAAATGAAGAATAGAAGCATTGTTACCAACCTTTGCCAATCAGCCATAACCAATCAAGCGTAACCCCAGCAAAAATACCGGCGAGAAGAAATACTACAAGCAAGTTTCCCAAAGCATTCTGCTCTGGTCCCTGTACAAACAAATTTCATTTAGTCTCTTCGAAAGAAAGGAAGAAACAAGAAAATTGGGATGTAACCTTGTATCCTTTTGGTGCGGCAGTAAGAACACAGACTGTAAGGTAACCATTGCTTAGTCCTAAGAATGAGGTCAACATGATCATCCATCCTTGGTCCCCGTACTTGGAGGTGAAGTAGAAGGCTGGAATGAGTAGGAATCGCAAAAGAATTGCAGCCATAAGACCTTTCCTAGATGATAGCTCCAATGGCTTCAGAAGAGGAATGTATCTTCCGATGAGATCCCAAACATTATACATGGCGATCAACACAAGTGCATACCTGAAGCAAATTCAAAGGCAACTGCTGCTGAAAACATCTAAAATGTATTTGTCTTGCTATGGATGCTTCACAAAGTTACAATTGCAATGTCGAGATCATTTGCATATTCGACTTATGAGAATCCTTACCATGAACCCAAGCTGTGGGAGCCTGTGTCCTCAGCCAAGAATCCAGGGAATATTGACAATGTCAAAACATAGATAAGAAATAAGTCGATTGCATAGTCAACATTCTCTAAGAGTAACTGTTTGTTGCTCAAACGTTCTTTAAGATTTGGATCCTCAACCTACAAAGGCCAATAAGTTCGAAGGATAGGTTTTTATGAGTATGTTTTGCACTAGTAGACTAGAACTCTGCGACGGAACCTTACCTCTTGGACTTGGTGTTTCTGCATTCCACCAGCAGCAAGGTCAGCAGAAACTGTCATTGAGCCTTCAGAGGCAGCCTTTTCACGGTAGTACTTCACGATTGGCAGTTTGGGGAAGACGAATGCATAAAGAAGAACACACACAAGCTCAAAGAAACATGAAATTGAGAAGAACATCACTGCAAGAAGCACAAATGAAACTTCAGCACATCCTATAAGATCCTCAACTTCTTACTTACTAGAATAAGGAGATAAATCGACCATAATATGTGGATTCAATGCTTCAGGTATAGTGGAAGAAACTAGGAATTTTTCATTGTCCTTATTATATCGAATGATGATAAGCAGAACTATAATCAGAGAAGAAAGCAAAATAAAATGATATTGCTGTTAAATTTGACATGATCTAACATTAATTTTACTATAAATTTATGCAAACTTagctaataaaaaaatttagtagTTGATCATGATGACCAAACCTGTACTACTACTATAATTCAGTACAGTAGTCAATAGATCCAATAAGCACATATTTGGAGCCTTGGAGGAAAACAATCAAGAAATGAAATATTTCAGCCAGATGAAATTGGAAAGGCAATAATAAAGATCAACAAAGTGTATTATATGTTAGAAGATATAGAAAGACTAGATGTGTCCTTACACAAGTTGATGCAGAAGTGAGGGGGGAAATAGAATAACAAAGCCAACTAGAGTGGAATATGAAGGTTCAAACTTCAGGAGATTAAAAACTAACAGTAGTCCATAGATTTCCATTGCATTCAAATATTACTAATTACTCAATACTTTGGATCGTAATTCcatatttatataaaataaaaatggtTTATTAGTCAAAATTGAACATCTTACATACTTGCTCCCTTCCGAAAACCATTTTGGGAGTTCTCAAAAGCTGCTTTTGTGATTAACCTCAAAGCAGATGTTAGAGCCCCTGAAGCTGCTAGCCCAGCCAAGAAGGACTGCATTCACAAGAAAACTTCGTGTCTGATTGCTTTTGCTAATCTTAAATGAGTTTGATTGAGACTAAATATCTTACTTGTATAAGCTCTGGGCTCATTAAAGAAAGATCACCAACCATCCCCCCTTGCACATGTGCATCAGCAATTCCAAATGCCCCACTTACAGCACATACACCTATAAATTCTCCAATGCCACCTTTTCCAGAAGTTGCAACATCCAACTATAGTGGAGAAACTTGCATTGGAAATCAAGAACTTGGGTGCCAATGAAAAcacaaaaaataatttgataCTTGCCACAATTAGAGCTAATGAACTCAAGAAAAAGAGAGTGTATCCAGCTATGTTGCGATTTCTGGTGTTAATCTTTGCTTCATGATATGCAAGAATAGCAATTGTTCCCAGGGCAAAAGGTTGGTAAACAAGAGTAAGTATTCTAGTTGGGTGGTAGTCCTGCAACATTGTGGTAAAATAAGTTAATCAATTGTAAAACCAATTATTTCTTTGTGAAGGTTCATCTACACAACAATAGCATGAGTCAAAAGAACAAGTGAGAACCAAGTCT contains:
- the LOC122008515 gene encoding equilibrative nucleotide transporter 3-like codes for the protein MSSSTEGAPIINKGRYLAILVCWLLGNGCLFSWNSMLTIQDYYSYLFPDYHPTRILTLVYQPFALGTIAILAYHEAKINTRNRNIAGYTLFFLSSLALIVLDVATSGKGGIGEFIGVCAVSGAFGIADAHVQGGMVGDLSLMSPELIQSFLAGLAASGALTSALRLITKAAFENSQNGFRKGAMMFFSISCFFELVCVLLYAFVFPKLPIVKYYREKAASEGSMTVSADLAAGGMQKHQVQEVEDPNLKERLSNKQLLLENVDYAIDLFLIYVLTLSIFPGFLAEDTGSHSLGSWYALVLIAMYNVWDLIGRYIPLLKPLELSSRKGLMAAILLRFLLIPAFYFTSKYGDQGWMIMLTSFLGLSNGYLTVCVLTAAPKGYKGPEQNALGNLLVVFLLAGIFAGVTLDWLWLIGKGW